From the genome of Thermotoga sp. Mc24:
CACGTTGACTTTCTTCTGAACCTCTCTGAAAACGGTTATACAAACATCCGGACAAGTGAGATAGCAGAATCCGCAGGCTATACATCCATTTCCTTTGTACACCGCAGGATGATAGCCTTTCGAATTGTACCTGTGGGAAAACTCGATCACCTTTGCAGGGCACACGGAGATGCACAGGCCACAACCCTTGCATCTTTCTGAATCGATCGTTATGTAGCCTCTCATATTCTCATCCCCCGATTCCCAATTTTCTTTTCACGAACCTTCTGACCCTGAAAAGGGGATATTCAGTCTCAGGAGGATCGAGCAGTTCTTCCGGGACAGCGGTGAAAAGAACCTTTATCCCTGTTTTCCTGGAAACCTCTGAAACTATCCGCTCTCCTTCGAGAACAACTTCTGCTGTGGTCATGTCTCCGAGATTGGAATTGTTTATCAGGAAATCGAACTTCATCCTGGAAAGAGCGGATATTTTCTCCAAGTTTTCGATAATGTCTTCCGGGCGTTCACAGAACGGTCTGAAGACATTTAAGACAAAATACGTCTGTGTGTCTTTTCTATTCAAAAGATGTCTTAGAACTCCTATTACTTTCGCTCCCTCTTCTCCTCCTGTGTCGATGACGGCTTCTTCACTGGACAGCCAGTCTGTGCTTTTTGGTATGATCGGCAAGTCACTGTACCTGAGGTTGTCTTCCACTGTCACAACGTGGATTCCAAGTACTTCTAATTCTTCCTTCAGGTCTCTCAATCTGAAATAGGGTGTTACCACGTCCAAATCGACCAATGATACGTCCTTTCCTGAACTCTTCAGTTTTAAAGCCAGGTTGATCGATATTTCTGTTTTTCCGCTACCGTAAGATCCCATCAAGATACGAATCATACTTTTCTCTCCACTTTCGAGATTCTTCAGAATAATTTTTTGGATTTTCTTCGCCTCTCAGTACCCGCAGTGCCGAAAGGGCAAGCGCTTTTTCCTCGTTACTCCCTGGAAAAACCAATACCGGTGCTATGAAACTCACCCTTTCGGTGATCCATGGAACCAGGAACTCTTTTTCATGGGCCAGACCACCTGTGAGAACTATAAAATCAATCTCACCCTTCAAAGCAACTGCCATCTTACCGATCCATTTGGCTATCTGATAGGCCATTGCTTTGTAAACCCTCTTTGCCCACTCATCACCCTGTTTGATTCTCTTGACCACTTCTCTGGCATCGCTGGTACCAAGATACGCTACGAGTCCACCGTTTCCCACGATACGCTTTTTCATCTCTTCATAAGTGAATTTCCCACTGAAACAAAGGTCAACAAGC
Proteins encoded in this window:
- a CDS encoding 4Fe-4S dicluster domain-containing protein yields the protein MRGYITIDSERCKGCGLCISVCPAKVIEFSHRYNSKGYHPAVYKGNGCIACGFCYLTCPDVCITVFREVQKKVNVKV
- a CDS encoding nucleotide-binding protein: MIRILMGSYGSGKTEISINLALKLKSSGKDVSLVDLDVVTPYFRLRDLKEELEVLGIHVVTVEDNLRYSDLPIIPKSTDWLSSEEAVIDTGGEEGAKVIGVLRHLLNRKDTQTYFVLNVFRPFCERPEDIIENLEKISALSRMKFDFLINNSNLGDMTTAEVVLEGERIVSEVSRKTGIKVLFTAVPEELLDPPETEYPLFRVRRFVKRKLGIGG